One segment of Anastrepha obliqua isolate idAnaObli1 chromosome 3, idAnaObli1_1.0, whole genome shotgun sequence DNA contains the following:
- the LOC129241196 gene encoding 2-aminoethanethiol dioxygenase gives MSSMLGSVLRQAFKTFDQANNATFNANFAMLKELTEQLTFRDIHIQPQYFDAVFKRADDPAPCNYMQIFEDEMFCMSVFVMREGYTMPLHDHPCMHGLLRGLFGKLKVQCYTKQPLSPNEPLYDRKAREVYVHPKEPKIIESSTECAVLTPIDSNYHEITSVGGVAAFLDILSPPYETNIPQYGSRRCRFYRAGSPKLTTIVTETGLLEKQAEQMPLIRLERIPTPLTYYCDTTDPPDEVIQCAYLCAIEAYNTS, from the coding sequence ATGTCCTCTATGCTTGGCAGCGTACTGCGACAGGCATTTAAAACATTCGATCAAGCTAATAATGCCACTTTCAATGCCAATTTTGCGATGCTTAAAGAATTAACTGAACAACTTACGTTTCGCGATATCCATATACAACCTCAATATTTCGATGCGGTGTTCAAGAGGGCCGACGACCCGGCGCCATGCAACTATATGCAAATTTTCGAAGATGAAATGTTTTGCATGAGTGTATTTGTGATGCGCGAAGGCTATACAATGCCTCTCCACGATCATCCCTGTATGCATGGTCTTTTACGTGGTCTTTTCGGGAAACTAAAAGTGCAGTGTTATACTAAACAGCCGTTAAGTCCTAATGAACCGCTTTATGATCGAAAGGCACGGGAAGTGTATGTGCACCCAAAAGAACCGAAGATCATAGAATCGAGCACAGAATGTGCTGTTCTGACGCCGATAGACAGTAATTACCATGAAATAACATCTGTTGGCGGTGTAGCAGCCTTCCTTGATATACTCAGTCCCCCGTACGAAACAAATATCCCGCAGTATGGAAGTCGACGTTGCCGCTTTTACCGTGCAGGCTCACCAAAATTAACTACCATCGTCACTGAAACTGGTTTACTTGAAAAGCAAGCGGAACAAATGCCGCTAATACGTTTAGAACGCATCCCGACACCTCTAACTTACTATTGTGATACTACTGATCCACCGGATGAGGTTATTCAATGCGCCTACCTTTGCGCAATTGAGGCATATAACACGTCGTAA
- the LOC129241194 gene encoding SUMO-activating enzyme subunit 2 produces the protein MAASLKGVFRSTLQEKIQKSKILVVGAGGIGCEILKNLVLSGFPDIEIIDLDTIDLSNLNRQFLFHREHVGKSKAQVARESALQFNPDVEIQAHHDSIMSTEYGVSFFKKFDVVLNALDNRAARNHVNRMCLHAEVPLIESGTAGYNGQVELIKKGLTQCYECTPKAKQKTFPGCTIRNTPSEPIHCIVWAKHLFNQLFGESVEDEDISPDMADPEANTVDGNELKEKADNNLDGPKTVSETGNVVRVNTRQWAKEAGYDAATLFNKFFYDDIKYLLSMANLWKERKAPTPLKWDSVLVKQDNEGNQISVDALKASMQQYYKVWSLAECATVFSECIKQLSVNFLKLGEGEALVWDKDDQPAMDFVAACANIRAYIFDIGRKSRFEIKSMAGNIIPAIATTNAITAGVVVLQTFKILQGQLDKCKSVYMRLRQNPRQQLLVPEKFLTAPNPKCIVCSSEPAVHIRIDTKRMRIKEFRDDVLIKTLNMVNPDVVDPNKGTVIISSEEDETECNEEKLMSEMGIVDGVVLKCDDFFQNYELDVVVIHFEAERDGGLFEVATESNQIKPKESESLLKESNGNKTSESTAVDDAEVGPSTSKKSRPAEIADDDDDLCLIEDDDEIDAEDKVTSATNKLTVTSPIQKTLPPQLSVKRKAMIEEDITEIQDSDDEELDGPSKSKRFRSSIPQDTSNEVINID, from the exons ATGGCTGCTTCATTAAAAGGTGTTTTCCGAAGTACTTTGCAGGAGAAAatccaaaaatcaaaaatattggtTGTTGGAGCCGGTGGAATTGGTTGCGAGATACTGAAGAATTTGGTGTTATCCGGATTCCCAGATATCGAGATT ATTGATTTGGACACAATTGATTTGAGTAACTTAAATCGCCAATTCTTATTCCACCGCGAACATGTGGGTAAATCCAAAGCACAGGTGGCCCGTGAAAGTGCTCTGCAGTTTAATCCAGATGTGGAAATACAAGCACATCACGACAGCATTATGTC TACGGAATACGGAGTGAGCTTCTTCAAAAAGTTCGACGTTGTGCTTAATGCCCTTGATAATCGGGCAGCACGTAATCATGTCAACCGAATGTGCTTGCATGCGGAAGTTCCACTTATTGAGAGCGGCACTGCTGGCTATAATGGTCAAGTGGAATTGATTAAGAAGGGTCTAACACAATGTTATGAGTGCACTCCAAAGGCTAAACAGAAGACTTTTCCTGGCTGTACTATTCGAAACACGCCGTCTGAGCCTATACATTGTATTGTATGGGCAAAACATCTTTTTAA CCAATTATTCGGTGAAAGTGTTGAAGATGAGGATATATCACCTGATATGGCTGATCCTGAAGCCAATACAGTCGACGGTAATGAGTTGAAAGAAAAAGCGGATAATAATTTAGACGGTCCCAAAACAGTGAGTGAAACGGGTAACGTAGTTCGAGTGAATACTCGTCAGTGGGCTAAGGAAGCTGGCTACGATGCTGCCACTCTTTTTAACAAGTTTTTCTATGACGATATTAAATACTTGTTATCCATGGCCAACTTATGGAAGGAACGTAAAGCGCCTACACCTTTGAAATGGGACAGTGTGTTGGTGAAACAGGATAATGAAGGAAACCAAATATCAGTAGATGCTTTAAAAGCTTCTATGCAGCAATACTATAAAGTTTGGTCATTAGCAGAATGTGCCACCGTTTTTAGTGAATGCATAAAACAACTATCTGTGAACTTTCTTAAGTTGGGTGAGGGTGAAGCGCTTGTTTGGGACAAAGATGATCAGCCTGCTATGGATTTTGTAGCAGCTTGTGCGAATATAAGAGCCTACATTTTTGATATAGGACGTAAATCACGTTTCGAAATCAAGTCTATGGCTGGTAATATTATTCCCGCTATTGCTACGACTAACGCGATAACTGCAGGTGTTGTGGTCTTGCAGACATTCAAGATTTTGCAAGGCCAACTCGATAAATGTAAATCTGTGTATATGCGCTTGCGTCAAAATCCCCGGCAGCAGTTGCTAGTGCCGGAAAAATTCCTTACGGCCCCGAATCCGAAATGTATAGTTTGCTCTTCCGAACCAGCTGTACACATCCGTATTGACACAAAACGTATGCGCATCAAAGAGTTTCGCGATGATGTGCTTATCAAAACTTTGAATATGGTTAATCCAGATGTCGTGGATCCTAATAAGGGTACTGTGATTATTTCTTCCGAAGAAGATGAAACCGAGTGTAATGAGGAAAAGCTCATGTCGGAAATGGGCATTGTTGATGGAGTGGTTCTCAAGTGTGACGATTTCTTCCAAAATTATGAGCTTGACGTCGTCGTCATACATTTTGAGGCTGAGCGCGATGGCGGGTTATTCGAAGTGGCTACAGAAAGCAATCAAATAAAGCCGAAAGAAAGCGAATCTTTACTGAAGGAAAGTAATGGCAATAAAACGTCCGAGTCAACGGCAGTGGATGACGCCGAAGTTGGTCCATCTACATCTAAGAAAAGTCGCCCGGCTGAAATTGCTGACGATGACGACGATTTATGTTTAATTGAAGATGACGATGAAATAGACGCCGAGGATAAAGTGACTAGTGCTACTAACAAATTGACCGTAACTAGCCCTATTCAGAAAACTTTACCGCCACAACTTAGTGTTAAACGCAAAGCGATGATTGAAGAAGACATAACTGAAATTCAAGATTCCGATGATGAGGAACTAGATGGCCCATCGAAGTCTAAACGCTTTCGCAGTTCGATACCACAAGATACATCCAATGAAGTTATAAATATTGATTGA